In Primulina huaijiensis isolate GDHJ02 chromosome 6, ASM1229523v2, whole genome shotgun sequence, a single window of DNA contains:
- the LOC140978567 gene encoding uncharacterized protein, translating into MIHALAMRRSAALYCCPRGIVDSASSQLQQFRGIRVKVLNNNLDQALQVLQRKMLSSGIERLIKNEQVRHIKNSEKRVLAMKNLERKIRGQDLARKLKAILVHKVRGL; encoded by the exons ATGATTCACGCATTGGCTATGCGAAGATCGGCGGCTCTCTACTGTTGTCCGAGAGGCATTGTCGATTCAGCGAGTTCGCAGCTGCAACAATTTAGGGGTATCCGAGTTAAGGTGCTCAACAACAATTTGGATCAAGCCTTACAGGTGCTGCAGCGGAAGATGCTGTCCAGTGGTATCGAACGGCTGATAAAGAACGAGCAAGTACGCCACATCAAGAATTCCGAGAAACGTGTTCTGGCTATGAAGAATTTGGAGCGCAAGATTCGTGGACAGGACCTCGCTCGCAAGCTCAAAGCGATTCTCGTTCACAAAGTCag GGGTCTATGA